One genomic segment of Actinoplanes ianthinogenes includes these proteins:
- a CDS encoding EAL domain-containing protein, with translation MTRNVTQTWDARAEPTELITRVLAERAVRPLFQPIVDLTTRHLIGVEALARGPAGSPLEFPDRLFEAAAQVDRLPELDQLCATRAHEIAQAPGAVVPPLVFINKEPAGADRPLSDELLARLTSISTYRYVLEFTERALAAHPSALLEVAARAHRTGGALALDDVGADRLSLAFLPLLEPEVVKLDMHLLRDPYSAQTIEITALVCGYAQRTGAAVVAEGIETEQDLLVARALGACWGQGWLFARPGPLSALREWPVHPSARLRAPRPELYRPEASPFNLASARHRARTGDRHFLDGLTEHVLRQLPFAGPYGVVLGAYTDPAVGRHWLPRLAASASTAALVAVSGPELDVPDPMPIRTSVNADLRDAETALVIVDPHVSVALCARRRSDETFDLVLTHDPDAVHAVARTLLHRLGPHQPLPVTR, from the coding sequence ATGACCCGGAATGTCACGCAGACGTGGGACGCCCGCGCCGAGCCCACCGAGCTCATCACCCGTGTCCTGGCCGAGCGTGCCGTCCGGCCGTTGTTCCAGCCCATCGTCGATCTCACGACCCGGCACCTGATCGGGGTGGAGGCACTCGCGCGCGGCCCGGCCGGGTCGCCGCTGGAGTTCCCCGACCGGCTGTTCGAGGCCGCCGCACAGGTCGACAGGTTGCCGGAGCTGGACCAGCTGTGTGCCACTCGGGCGCACGAGATCGCCCAGGCGCCCGGCGCGGTGGTGCCACCGCTGGTGTTCATCAACAAGGAACCGGCCGGGGCGGACCGGCCGCTCAGCGACGAACTGCTCGCCCGGCTCACTTCGATCTCCACCTACCGGTACGTGCTCGAGTTCACCGAGCGGGCCTTGGCGGCACACCCGTCGGCGCTGCTGGAGGTAGCCGCCCGGGCGCACCGTACGGGCGGTGCGCTGGCGCTGGACGACGTGGGCGCGGACCGGCTGTCGCTGGCCTTCCTGCCGTTGCTGGAGCCGGAAGTCGTGAAGCTCGACATGCACCTGCTGCGCGACCCGTACTCCGCGCAGACCATCGAGATCACCGCACTGGTCTGCGGGTACGCCCAGCGGACCGGCGCGGCGGTGGTGGCCGAGGGCATCGAGACGGAGCAGGATCTGCTGGTCGCCCGCGCGCTCGGCGCCTGCTGGGGGCAGGGCTGGTTGTTCGCCCGGCCCGGCCCGCTGTCCGCCCTGCGGGAGTGGCCGGTGCACCCGTCGGCCCGGTTGCGGGCACCCCGGCCGGAGTTGTACCGGCCCGAGGCGAGCCCGTTCAATCTCGCCTCGGCCCGGCACCGTGCCCGCACCGGAGACCGGCACTTCCTCGACGGGCTCACCGAGCACGTCCTGCGGCAGCTGCCGTTCGCCGGTCCGTACGGTGTGGTGCTGGGTGCCTACACGGACCCGGCCGTGGGACGCCACTGGCTGCCCCGGCTGGCGGCGTCGGCCTCGACCGCGGCCCTGGTGGCCGTCTCCGGGCCCGAGCTCGACGTGCCGGATCCGATGCCGATCCGCACGTCGGTCAATGCTGACCTCAGGGACGCGGAGACGGCGCTGGTGATCGTGGACCCGCACGTCAGCGTGGCCCTGTGCGCGCGACGGCGCAGCGACGAGACATTCGACCTCGTGCTGACCCACGACCCCGATGCGGTCCACGCGGTGGCCCGCACGCTGCTCCATCGGCTGGGCCCGCACCAGCCACTCCCGGTGACGCGCTGA